A genome region from Bufo gargarizans isolate SCDJY-AF-19 chromosome 2, ASM1485885v1, whole genome shotgun sequence includes the following:
- the LOC122926212 gene encoding olfactory receptor 5V1-like produces MSLIEEHQKNYTLLENILLLNFSEDSFFVTILFFAIYSTIIIGNICIFTIIRAESHLHTPMYFFLSNLSLLDILYSSATQPLILFNCVTGNRQISFRKCIFQLYLFVSLGGAECILLAVMAYDRFVAICNPLHYPVVMSSRLCAILAATSWLIGFLNSVLHTVMTANLKFCHSEQSINLFYCDVPPLIQVACNPTKTRKVLLYVISIFLGFTPFLYIVISYIHIICTIMKIKSSERRWKAFSTCSSHLIVVTIFYGTANLNYVGPTGYSVEFEHLSSLLYSFMTPLFNPIIYCLRNKEVKGALKKHFRHSYFKT; encoded by the coding sequence ATGTCATTGATTGAAGAACATCAGAAGAACTACACATTACTGGAAAACATTTTACTTCTTAATTTCTCTGAAGATTCGTTCTTTgtcaccattttattttttgccatttataGCACAATAATCATTGGTAACATCTGCATTTTCACCATTATTAGAGCTGAGAGCCATCTCCACACCCCCATGTACTTTTTCTTGAGTAACCTCTCCTTACTAGACATCCTCTATTCTTCAGCCACTCAACCGTTGATTTTATTTAATTGTGTAACGGGCAACAGACAAATTTCCTTCCGAAAATGTATCTTTCAGTTGTATTTGTTTGTGTCACTTGGAGGAGCGGAGTGTATACTGTTGGCTGTCATGGCATATGACCGTTTTGTTGCCATATGCAACCCATTACACTACCCAGTGGTAATGAGTAGCAGACTTTGTGCCATTCTTGCTGCCACATCATGGTTAATTGGATTCCTCAATTCTGTTCTTCACACAGTCATGACTGCCAACCTCAAATTTTGCCATTCAGAACAGAGCATCAACCTTTTTTACTGTGATGTACCTCCACTCATACAGGTGGCTTGTAATCCCACCAAAACCAGAAAAGTGTTGTTGTACGTTATCAGCATTTTTCTAGGTTTTACCCCTTTTCTTTACATTGTTATCTCCTACATCCACATTATCTGCACCATCATGAAAATCAAATCTTCTGAAAGACGCTGGAAGGCATTTTCAACCTGTTCATCTCATCTTATTGTTGTGACCATATTCTATGGGACAGCTAACTTGAACTATGTAGGACCTACAGGCTACTCCGTGGAGTTTGAACACTTATCTTCTCTCTTATACAGCTTTATGACTCCTCTTTTTAATCCAATTATCTACTGCTTGAGAAACAAAGAAGTGAAAGGGGCCTTGAAGAAACATTTTAGACATTCTTACTTTAAAACTTAA